In Acropora palmata chromosome 7, jaAcrPala1.3, whole genome shotgun sequence, one genomic interval encodes:
- the LOC141887338 gene encoding octopamine receptor beta-1R-like — protein sequence MNVSNTTIQANESSTIATGFLPYATGYSNDVIYAFLYLAEIAIAVIALAGNFVVVYAFVFYRKLRTSVTNYFVVSLAISDILTTGFVTTFQLDATRKGHQWTHGEFMCGLYTTMYLLAVPSSVINLCAVTVDRYLVLKMPLRYNSLMTPRRAILIICILWVYAIVWACLPVMGWKIDFPAVEDGFCYYVSTKHYNVAVNIVNFVLPMVFMAIFWSLIYGIVSQHVQRVIKQETNISLNTNESSNTSSYTVQFNSKGELILPKRKKKTEKKRMRRIVRGSRYIGLIVVLFYICWLPFVTLSLVGNLCQSCVQVIPVVLYDVFLTMGFLNSALNPFLYPFHHKHFKEACKMIWKKFKTKLYFKNFY from the coding sequence ATGAACGTCTCAAACACAACGATTCAAGCAAACGAGTCCTCAACAATTGCCACAGGATTTCTGCCGTATGCAACTGGTTACAGCAATGACGTGATCTATGCTTTTCTGTACCTGGCAGAAATTGCCATCGCTGTGATAGCCCTCGCAGGCAACTTCGTCGTAGTCTACGCGTTTGTATTCTACAGAAAGTTAAGAACCAGCGTTACAAACTACTTCGTCGTATCACTGGCAATATCCGACATATTAACAACAGGCTTCGTCACTACTTTTCAGTTGGACGCAACTCGAAAAGGTCACCAATGGACTCACGGCGAGTTTATGTGTGGTCTCTATACCACAATGTATTTACTCGCCGTGCCGAGTTCGGTTATCAACTTGTGCGCTGTCACCGTGGATCGATATTTAGTGCTAAAGATGCCTCTGAGATACAACTCTCTCATGACTCCTAGAAGAGCTATCTTAATAATCTGCATCTTGTGGGTTTACGCTATAGTTTGGGCGTGTCTGCCCGTGATGGGATGGAAAATAGATTTCCCTGCAGTTGAAGACGGCTTCTGTTATTACGTGTCGACAAAACACTACAACGTCGCCGTGAACATTGTTAACTTCGTCCTTCCCATGGTTTTTATGGCAATCTTCTGGTCTCTGATCTACGGGATTGTTTCGCAGCACGTTCAGAGAGTCATTAAACAAGAGACCAACATTTCCTTGAACACCAACGAGTCCTCAAACACCAGCAGCTACACCGTGCAATTCAACTCAAAGGGCGAATTAATtcttccaaaaagaaaaaagaaaacagagaagaaaagaatgaGGAGAATAGTTAGAGGGTCCAGATACATCGGCCTCATTGTTGTGCTGTTTTATATCTGTTGGTTGCCTTTCGTAACACTCAGCTTGGTGGGAAACCTGTGCCAATCTTGCGTTCAAGTCATTCCCGTTGTACTTTACGACGTGTTTCTCACTATGGGATTTTTAAATTCTGCTCTCAACCCATTTTTGTATCCGTTTCATCACAAACATTTCAAAGAAGCCTGCAAGATGATCTGGAAAAAGTTTAAAACGAAGCTATACTTCAAAAATTTCTATTGA
- the LOC141887335 gene encoding D-serine dehydratase-like, with translation MGSIYDLRTPAFLVDLKTLKNNCRVMREKCKSLGVQLRTHMKTHRTKEAGEYMTAGSKTCISVSTLSEAEFYASAGYDDITYAYPLSPDKIPQASQLLSRLEKFHVLIDNLVVLKALVNNPPEEGKKWSVFLKVDCGYNRAGVSYNDPKSVELAKEICSKSCVDFQGLYMHEGNAYGCKDEADIKETTAEATKRLVMFYNKLKEAGINCPVVTIGSTPSCSKPPEDISGVTEFHPGNYVFYDYQQFLIGSCDMSDIAVRILTRVIGTYPDRGQILIDCGWTGLSLDSLGKLKTGYCFFEGHPNLKLVKMTQEIGTVEAVEGFLDVSAYPIGSHLKIIPYHSCASAFMHPVYYVVNGDTVIDKWIPNKGW, from the exons ATGGGAAGCATCTACGACCTGCGAACTCCTGCCTTCCTTGTCGACTTAAAAACACTGAAGAACAACTGCAGAGTTATGAGGGAGAAGTGCAAAAGCCTTGGGGTACAGCTTCGAACTCACATGAAGACACATAGAACGAA AGAGGCAGGTGAATACATGACAGCAGGATCCAAGACTTGCATATCAGTCTCAACGTTGTCGGAAGCAGAGTTTTACGCCAGTGCGGGATACGATGACATCACTTATGCTTATCCACTCTCCCCTGACAAGATACCACAGGCTAGCCAACTTTTAAGTCGCCTTGAAAAGTTTCATGTGCTCATAGACAACCTAGTTGTGCTGAAAGCGCTGGTCAACAACCCTCCTGAAGAAGGGAAGAAGTGGTCTGTCTTCCTTAAAGTTGATTGTGGGTATAACAGAG CTGGTGTGAGCTATAATGATCCCAAGAGTGTTGAACTAGCTAAGGAAATATGTTCTAAGTCTTGTGTGGATTTTCAAGGCCTTTACATGCATGAAGGAAATGCTTATGGCTGTAAAGACGAAGCTGACATCAAAGAGACCACAGCTGAAGCTACGAAGAGACTTGTCATGTTTTACAATAA gcTCAAGGAAGCAGGAATTAATTGCCCTGTGGTCACCATTGGCTCAACTCCAAGCTGCTCAAAGCCTCCAGAGGACATCTCTGGTGTCACCGAGTTTCATCCAGGAAATTACGTCTTTTATG ATTATCAACAGTTCCTGATCGGATCTTGTGACATGAGTGACATCGCTGTTCGAATCTTGACCAGAGTTATTGGAACTTATCCTGACAGAGGACAAATTCTCATCGACTGTGGATGGACTGGTTTATCTCTTGACAGCCttggaaaattgaaaactggTTATTGCTTCTTTGAGGGTCATCCTAATCTGAA GCTTGTTAAAATGACACAAGAAATAGGAACTGTAGAAGCAGTTGAGGGTTTTTTAGACGTGTCTGCCTACCCTATCGgatcacatttaaaaattattcccTACCAT TCGTGTGCCTCCGCGTTCATGCATCCTGTGTACTATGTCGTCAATGGAGATACGGTCATCGACAAGTGGATACCGAATAAAGGATGGTGA